From one Streptomyces sp. R41 genomic stretch:
- a CDS encoding LacI family DNA-binding transcriptional regulator: protein MDVARLAGVSQKTVSRVFNDEPYVSADVRRRVLDAAEQLGYRRNNAARALASGRTRSIGVVTLGTALYGPATLLMGVERIVRDTGYALRVVNTMEGDPAGIAGALDSLLDQGVDGIVISEPIDEDGDGEDMSVRVEVPILVIGAPPPFAASTVLVAGGGADLMAQAATDHLLDLGHATVHHLAGPQRWYAARDRLEGWRAALTERGRDVPPVVEGDWSAASGYEAGRALAADPDVTAVFSANDDMAIGLIRALTEAGRRVPEDVSVVGFDDIPVAGYVSPPLTTVRQPFDAVAREGLKRLVHSIENPQADPLPATDPPVDLIIRASTAPPPPRTTPGRGQRSAPRSRREARSTDH from the coding sequence GTGGACGTGGCCCGGCTGGCGGGGGTCTCGCAGAAGACCGTGTCACGGGTCTTCAACGACGAGCCGTATGTCTCCGCCGATGTGCGCCGCCGCGTCCTCGACGCCGCGGAGCAGCTCGGCTACCGGCGCAACAACGCGGCCCGGGCGCTGGCCTCGGGACGGACCCGCTCCATCGGTGTGGTGACGCTGGGCACGGCGCTGTACGGGCCGGCCACCTTGCTCATGGGTGTCGAGAGGATCGTCCGGGACACGGGGTACGCGCTGCGCGTGGTCAACACGATGGAAGGCGACCCGGCGGGCATCGCCGGCGCCCTCGACTCACTCCTCGACCAGGGTGTGGACGGCATCGTCATCTCCGAGCCCATCGACGAGGACGGAGACGGCGAGGACATGTCCGTCCGTGTCGAGGTGCCGATCCTGGTCATCGGCGCGCCGCCGCCCTTCGCCGCTTCCACGGTGCTGGTCGCGGGCGGCGGCGCCGACCTGATGGCGCAGGCCGCGACCGATCATCTGCTGGACCTTGGCCACGCGACCGTGCACCACCTCGCCGGTCCGCAGCGGTGGTACGCCGCCCGGGACCGCCTCGAGGGATGGCGAGCCGCGCTCACCGAACGGGGCAGGGACGTCCCGCCGGTCGTCGAGGGCGACTGGTCGGCCGCGTCCGGATACGAGGCAGGCCGCGCCCTGGCCGCCGACCCCGACGTGACCGCGGTGTTCTCCGCCAACGACGACATGGCCATCGGTCTCATCCGCGCGCTGACGGAAGCCGGCCGACGGGTGCCGGAGGACGTGAGCGTCGTCGGCTTCGACGACATTCCGGTCGCCGGCTATGTGAGTCCTCCGCTGACCACGGTGCGTCAGCCGTTCGACGCCGTGGCGCGGGAGGGACTCAAGCGTCTCGTGCACTCCATCGAGAATCCGCAGGCAGATCCCTTGCCGGCGACTGACCCACCGGTCGACCTCATCATCCGTGCCTCGACCGCGCCCCCGCCGCCCCGGACG
- a CDS encoding glycoside hydrolase family 88 protein has protein sequence MHRRRLLSGAVALAASASLLPSLTGTAQAAPRAASPGLPPRAEITAVLRRVADQWIGAHTDPGDNGWANATFFSGLLALQRLTGSARYLSYARGWAEKHAYGLNGGVTTRHADNHNAGQAYLDLYEREPEERKLTAIETSLHRMVYEDQPDKNDDWWWDDALHMAMPPFARLGALRKDTQYWEKLYALYNHTKRIEGGPGLYDPTTGLWYRDKRFLPGGIASPTGKPVVWSRGNGWVTGGHVKTLKALPPGERHTAEYRDTLTRLVTAVAGVQRGDGFWNVNLADAAHLPGPETSGTSFFLYGTSYAIGAGLVDRATYLPVAARAWNGLVTSAVHPDGFLGYVQNVGDRPESSQPVTYESTANFGVGAFLLGGSELARVAGY, from the coding sequence ATGCATAGACGACGCCTGCTCTCCGGTGCTGTCGCGCTCGCGGCCTCCGCATCCCTCCTGCCCTCGCTGACGGGCACCGCACAAGCCGCCCCGCGCGCCGCCTCGCCCGGACTGCCGCCGAGGGCCGAGATCACCGCAGTCCTGCGGCGCGTGGCCGACCAGTGGATCGGCGCCCACACGGACCCCGGTGACAACGGCTGGGCCAACGCCACCTTCTTCAGCGGGCTGCTCGCCCTCCAGCGCCTGACGGGCAGCGCCCGCTACCTCTCCTACGCCCGCGGCTGGGCCGAGAAGCACGCGTACGGCCTCAACGGCGGCGTGACCACCCGCCACGCCGACAACCACAATGCCGGGCAGGCCTACCTCGATCTCTACGAGAGAGAACCCGAGGAGCGGAAGCTCACCGCGATAGAAACGTCCCTGCACCGCATGGTCTACGAGGATCAGCCGGACAAGAACGACGACTGGTGGTGGGACGACGCCCTCCACATGGCCATGCCGCCCTTCGCCCGCCTGGGCGCCCTGCGCAAGGACACCCAGTACTGGGAGAAGCTGTACGCCCTCTACAACCACACCAAGCGCATCGAGGGCGGCCCCGGCCTGTACGACCCCACCACGGGCCTGTGGTACCGCGACAAGCGTTTCCTGCCCGGCGGGATCGCTTCTCCCACGGGCAAGCCGGTCGTGTGGTCGCGAGGCAACGGATGGGTGACCGGCGGACACGTCAAAACCCTCAAGGCCCTGCCGCCCGGCGAACGGCACACCGCCGAATACCGCGACACCCTGACCCGTCTGGTGACGGCCGTGGCCGGCGTACAGCGCGGCGACGGCTTCTGGAACGTCAACCTCGCCGACGCCGCGCACCTGCCGGGCCCCGAGACCAGTGGCACGTCCTTCTTCCTGTACGGCACGTCGTACGCGATCGGCGCGGGCCTGGTCGACCGGGCCACCTACCTCCCGGTGGCGGCCCGGGCCTGGAACGGCCTCGTCACCAGCGCCGTCCATCCCGACGGCTTCCTGGGATACGTCCAGAACGTCGGTGACCGCCCGGAGTCCAGCCAGCCCGTCACCTACGAGAGCACCGCGAACTTCGGCGTGGGTGCCTTCCTGCTCGGCGGCAGCGAACTCGCCCGCGTGGCTGGCTACTGA
- a CDS encoding ThuA domain-containing protein translates to MHTIRSGPARSALRVLLLLATLLGLAAPPAAQAGTAATPFKVLALYNGTWDAAHIDFVKEANDWFPKQAAANGFTYTASNNWDLLSSGGVNAYQVVLFLDDLPQTSAQRTGFETYMRNGGAWMGFHVAAFTTNAAGWPWYHNQFLGSGNFRTNTWGPTTAVLKVEDRTHPSTKNLPAAFTSSVSEWYSWSNDLRQNPDIKILASIDPSSFPVGTDPNQTWYSGYYPILWTNTKYKMLYANFGHNAMDYSTNTRLSSTFASETQNRFLLDGLKWLGGADTTTPPADSISETAWYSLTNAGNGTCVDARSAATANGTAIQQYACNGTQAQQFQFRSTDSGYRQVGIRGNPQQVIDVTGVSTADNAPLQLWSYGGGQNQQWLPVKESTGRYHFTARHSGKCLTAASASTNSVQLTQRTCDGSAAQSFTLTAQP, encoded by the coding sequence ATGCACACGATCAGATCCGGTCCGGCGCGCTCGGCCCTGCGGGTTCTCCTCCTCCTGGCGACGCTGCTCGGCCTGGCGGCGCCACCCGCCGCCCAGGCCGGCACGGCGGCGACCCCGTTCAAGGTGCTGGCGCTCTACAACGGCACCTGGGACGCGGCGCACATCGACTTCGTCAAGGAGGCGAACGACTGGTTCCCCAAGCAGGCCGCGGCGAACGGCTTCACCTACACGGCCAGCAACAACTGGGACCTGCTCAGCAGCGGCGGCGTCAACGCGTACCAAGTCGTGCTGTTTCTCGACGACTTGCCGCAGACATCGGCCCAACGGACAGGCTTCGAGACGTACATGCGCAATGGGGGTGCCTGGATGGGCTTCCATGTCGCGGCCTTCACGACCAACGCTGCGGGCTGGCCCTGGTACCACAACCAGTTCCTCGGCAGCGGCAACTTCCGGACCAACACCTGGGGTCCGACGACGGCGGTCCTGAAGGTCGAGGACCGTACACACCCGTCCACCAAGAATCTGCCGGCCGCGTTCACCTCGTCGGTCAGCGAGTGGTACAGCTGGTCCAACGACCTGCGGCAGAACCCGGACATCAAGATCCTGGCCTCGATCGACCCCAGCAGCTTCCCGGTCGGCACCGATCCCAACCAGACCTGGTACAGCGGCTACTACCCGATTCTGTGGACCAACACGAAGTACAAGATGCTGTACGCGAACTTCGGCCACAACGCCATGGACTACTCGACCAACACGCGTCTGTCGTCGACCTTCGCGAGTGAGACACAGAACCGGTTCCTGCTGGACGGGCTGAAGTGGCTGGGCGGGGCCGACACCACCACCCCGCCGGCGGACTCGATCTCCGAGACCGCCTGGTACTCGCTGACGAATGCCGGCAACGGCACCTGTGTGGACGCCCGTTCGGCCGCCACGGCGAACGGGACCGCGATCCAGCAGTACGCCTGCAACGGCACTCAGGCACAGCAGTTCCAGTTCCGCTCGACCGACAGCGGCTACCGCCAGGTCGGCATCCGCGGCAACCCGCAGCAGGTGATCGACGTGACCGGTGTCTCGACTGCCGACAACGCGCCGCTCCAGCTGTGGAGTTACGGGGGCGGGCAGAACCAGCAGTGGCTCCCGGTCAAGGAGAGCACCGGGCGCTACCACTTCACGGCCCGGCACAGCGGCAAGTGTCTGACCGCGGCGAGCGCCTCGACGAACAGCGTGCAGCTCACCCAGCGCACCTGCGACGGCTCTGCGGCACAGAGCTTCACGCTCACCGCACAGCCCTGA
- a CDS encoding RICIN domain-containing protein, whose translation MAIASQDKASAQAAALPTGWATVVNVGSGKCVDARAAGTANGTAVQQYACNSSQAQQWQFAATSGGYSQVDNRADATKAWDVTDVSTADSAPVQLWTYGGGNNQQWQAVAESSGAYHFVNRNSGKCLDVPSASTADSVQLTQYTCNGTAAQSFYVNPVDATPPPGTPDLGPNVTVFDPSTPATTIQSSLDSAFSQQETNQFGTARKAFLFKPGTYSANANVGFYTQVAGLGLSPDDVNIKGSVHAEADWFQGNATQNFWRSAENLSVTPTGGSDRWAVSQAAPYRRMHLKGNLALDDGGWSSGGYMADTKVDGQVNSGSQQQWLSRNTEWGSWTGSNWNMVFVGSRNAPANSFPSPPYTTVDQAPVTREKPFLYVDSAGAWKVFVPSVRTNTSGTTWSSGTPAGTSLPLADFFIVKPGATAAQTNDALAQGKNLLVTPGVYHLDQTLKVTRADTVVLGLGLATLIPDNGITAMSVADVNGVQLAGLLIDAGTTNSSQLMEMGPSGSSADHSADPSSLHDVFFRIGGAGVGKATTSLTINSDDVIGDHLWLWRADHGSGVGWTSNTADTGLVVNGDDVTMYGLFVEHYQKYQTIWNGNGGRTYFYQNEMPYDPPNQSSWMNGSTQGYAAYKVANSVTSHQVYGFGSYCYFSTNSSVAAEHAIEAPNTANVKFKDMVTVSLGGVGTIRHVINDKGGPSNSSTNVANLVSYP comes from the coding sequence GTGGCGATCGCCTCGCAGGACAAGGCGTCCGCGCAGGCCGCCGCGCTGCCCACCGGCTGGGCCACCGTCGTCAACGTCGGCAGCGGCAAGTGCGTCGACGCGCGCGCCGCCGGGACGGCGAACGGCACCGCGGTCCAGCAGTACGCCTGCAACAGCAGCCAGGCCCAGCAGTGGCAGTTCGCGGCCACGTCCGGCGGATACTCCCAGGTCGACAATCGCGCCGACGCCACCAAGGCGTGGGACGTCACCGACGTCTCGACGGCGGACAGTGCGCCGGTCCAGCTGTGGACGTACGGCGGCGGCAACAACCAGCAGTGGCAGGCCGTGGCGGAGTCCAGCGGCGCGTACCACTTCGTGAACCGCAACAGCGGCAAGTGCCTCGACGTGCCGAGCGCCTCCACCGCGGACAGCGTGCAGCTGACGCAGTACACGTGCAACGGAACGGCAGCCCAGTCCTTCTACGTCAACCCCGTCGACGCGACGCCGCCGCCCGGGACCCCGGACCTCGGCCCGAACGTCACCGTCTTCGACCCGTCGACCCCGGCCACCACCATCCAGAGCAGCCTCGACTCGGCCTTCTCGCAGCAGGAGACCAACCAGTTCGGCACGGCTCGTAAGGCTTTCCTGTTCAAGCCGGGTACGTACAGCGCCAACGCCAACGTCGGCTTCTACACGCAGGTCGCCGGTCTCGGTCTCTCGCCCGACGACGTGAACATCAAGGGCTCGGTGCACGCCGAGGCCGACTGGTTCCAGGGCAACGCCACCCAGAACTTCTGGCGGTCGGCCGAGAACCTGTCGGTGACTCCCACGGGTGGCTCGGACCGCTGGGCGGTGTCGCAGGCCGCGCCCTACCGGCGCATGCACCTCAAGGGCAACCTCGCGCTGGACGACGGCGGTTGGTCCAGCGGTGGCTACATGGCCGACACGAAGGTCGATGGGCAGGTCAACTCCGGCTCCCAGCAGCAGTGGCTGTCGCGGAACACCGAGTGGGGCAGCTGGACCGGCTCCAACTGGAACATGGTCTTCGTCGGCTCCAGGAACGCTCCCGCGAACAGCTTCCCGAGCCCGCCGTACACCACGGTCGACCAGGCGCCGGTCACCCGTGAGAAGCCCTTCCTGTACGTCGACTCGGCCGGCGCCTGGAAGGTGTTCGTGCCCTCCGTGCGCACCAACACCAGCGGCACCACGTGGAGTTCCGGCACCCCGGCGGGCACGTCGCTGCCCCTCGCCGACTTCTTCATCGTCAAGCCGGGCGCGACGGCCGCGCAGACGAACGACGCGCTCGCGCAGGGCAAGAACCTGCTGGTGACTCCGGGGGTCTACCACCTCGACCAGACGCTCAAGGTGACCAGGGCGGACACCGTCGTCCTGGGCCTGGGTCTCGCCACGCTCATCCCCGACAACGGGATCACCGCGATGTCCGTCGCCGACGTGAACGGTGTCCAGCTCGCCGGTCTGCTGATCGACGCCGGCACCACCAACTCGTCGCAGCTCATGGAGATGGGGCCGAGCGGCTCCTCCGCCGACCACAGCGCCGACCCCAGCTCCCTGCACGACGTGTTCTTCCGCATCGGCGGCGCCGGCGTCGGCAAGGCCACCACGAGCCTGACGATCAACAGCGACGACGTCATCGGCGACCATCTGTGGCTGTGGCGCGCCGACCACGGCAGTGGCGTCGGCTGGACCAGCAACACCGCCGACACCGGGCTCGTCGTGAACGGTGACGACGTCACCATGTACGGCCTGTTCGTCGAGCACTACCAGAAGTACCAGACCATCTGGAACGGCAACGGCGGCCGCACGTACTTCTACCAGAACGAGATGCCGTACGACCCGCCCAACCAGTCGTCCTGGATGAACGGTTCGACCCAGGGCTACGCCGCGTACAAGGTCGCGAACTCGGTGACGAGTCATCAGGTGTACGGATTCGGCAGCTACTGCTACTTCAGCACCAACTCGAGCGTGGCCGCCGAGCACGCCATCGAGGCACCCAACACCGCGAACGTGAAGTTCAAGGACATGGTGACGGTCTCCCTGGGCGGCGTCGGCACGATCCGGCACGTCATCAACGACAAGGGCGGCCCGTCCAACTCCTCCACCAACGTCGCCAACCTCGTCAGCTACCCGTGA
- a CDS encoding ricin-type beta-trefoil lectin domain protein, with the protein MARQSLARSAALRGTLTTAVLALSASALSVAPASAATGTITGLAGKCLDVAGANSANGTAVQLYDCNGTAAQQWTVGSDGTIRALGKCLDVTGNSTADGAKLQLWDCTGGANQKWTVSSARDIVNPQANKCADVTGNTSANGTPIQIWSCTGGANQKWTAPAADGGTTPSAPMAVAPYIYNGWGSPPNPTTVMNATGVKWFTLAFVLSNGYCNPQWDGSRALTGGVDQQTVNTVRANGGDIIPSFGGYSGNKLESSCSSAGELAAAYQKVINAYGLKAIDIDIEADAYSNTTVQQRTVDALKTVKANNPGIKVYVTIGTGQSGPDTGLINRAAASGLTVDSWTIMPFDFGGAGQNMGTLTQRAAEGLKTALKNAYGYSDDQAYRDMGISSMNGITDQNETVTVADFQTILGYAQQHHLARLTFWSVNRDRPCTSGVADSCSGVSQQDWDYTRVFTKYTG; encoded by the coding sequence ATGGCCAGACAATCCCTTGCGCGCTCCGCCGCGTTGCGCGGCACCCTCACCACCGCCGTGCTCGCTCTCTCCGCGAGTGCGTTGAGCGTGGCTCCCGCCTCCGCCGCCACCGGCACGATCACGGGCCTCGCGGGCAAGTGCCTCGACGTGGCGGGCGCGAACTCCGCGAACGGCACGGCCGTACAGCTCTACGACTGCAACGGAACGGCCGCCCAGCAGTGGACCGTCGGCTCGGACGGGACGATACGGGCTCTCGGCAAGTGCCTTGACGTCACCGGCAATTCGACCGCGGACGGGGCCAAGCTCCAGCTGTGGGACTGTACGGGCGGCGCGAACCAGAAGTGGACGGTCTCCTCGGCGCGCGACATCGTCAATCCGCAGGCCAACAAGTGCGCGGACGTCACAGGCAACACCTCGGCGAACGGCACCCCGATACAGATCTGGAGCTGCACCGGCGGCGCCAACCAGAAGTGGACCGCGCCCGCCGCCGACGGGGGTACGACCCCCTCCGCGCCGATGGCCGTCGCCCCCTACATCTACAACGGCTGGGGCAGCCCTCCGAACCCCACCACGGTCATGAACGCCACCGGCGTCAAGTGGTTCACGTTGGCCTTCGTGCTCAGCAACGGATACTGCAACCCGCAGTGGGACGGCAGCCGTGCGCTGACCGGCGGCGTCGACCAGCAGACCGTCAACACCGTGCGGGCGAACGGCGGGGACATCATCCCGTCGTTCGGCGGCTACAGCGGCAACAAGCTGGAGAGTTCCTGCTCCAGCGCCGGGGAGTTGGCGGCCGCGTACCAGAAGGTCATCAACGCCTACGGGCTCAAGGCGATCGACATCGACATCGAGGCCGACGCCTACAGCAACACGACGGTCCAGCAGCGCACGGTGGACGCGCTCAAGACCGTCAAGGCCAACAACCCGGGCATCAAGGTGTACGTCACCATCGGCACGGGCCAGAGCGGCCCCGACACGGGCCTCATCAACCGGGCAGCCGCGTCCGGGCTCACCGTGGACAGCTGGACGATCATGCCGTTCGACTTCGGTGGTGCGGGGCAGAACATGGGCACGCTCACCCAGCGGGCCGCGGAGGGCCTGAAGACCGCGCTCAAGAACGCCTACGGCTACAGCGACGACCAGGCGTACCGGGACATGGGCATCTCCTCCATGAACGGGATCACCGACCAGAACGAGACGGTCACCGTCGCCGACTTCCAGACCATCCTCGGCTACGCGCAGCAGCACCACCTGGCGCGGCTGACCTTCTGGTCCGTCAACCGCGACCGGCCGTGCACGAGCGGTGTCGCCGACAGCTGCTCCGGAGTGAGCCAGCAGGACTGGGACTACACGCGCGTCTTCACGAAGTACACCGGCTGA
- a CDS encoding DUF2231 domain-containing protein: MSFTVVNGLPAHILFVHVVIVLVPLSALALVVCAIWPRVARRLGVLLPVLALVALASVPLTTHAGEWLEAHVDSSSLVRRHAELGDGLLPWALGLFVLSAAVWWTARSAATVQQGTRRTAAHRPSTPIRVAAVVLSLAVATGAVVDVYRIGDSGAKAAWHDGFSKTAQSQGR; encoded by the coding sequence ATGAGCTTCACCGTTGTCAACGGTCTGCCCGCACACATCCTGTTCGTGCACGTCGTCATCGTGCTCGTGCCGCTCAGCGCGCTGGCGCTCGTCGTCTGCGCCATCTGGCCACGCGTCGCACGGCGGCTGGGCGTCCTGCTGCCGGTGCTGGCCCTGGTGGCGCTGGCGAGCGTGCCCCTCACCACGCATGCGGGCGAGTGGCTTGAGGCGCACGTGGACAGTTCCTCCCTGGTCCGCAGGCACGCCGAACTCGGTGACGGTCTCCTGCCGTGGGCGCTTGGACTCTTCGTGCTGTCGGCGGCCGTGTGGTGGACGGCCCGGAGCGCGGCCACCGTCCAGCAGGGCACCCGCCGTACGGCGGCACACCGGCCCTCCACGCCGATCCGGGTCGCCGCCGTCGTCCTGTCCTTGGCCGTGGCGACAGGTGCCGTGGTCGACGTGTACCGGATAGGCGACTCGGGCGCCAAAGCCGCCTGGCACGACGGTTTCTCGAAGACCGCGCAGAGCCAGGGCCGCTGA
- a CDS encoding cholesterol oxidase substrate-binding domain-containing protein — MTDRLRSEGRPAWSRRGFLLSAAALVAGPPLAVHGSAAAADLPGFPTGVDVYRSAYRNWVGEITADGLWACAPRDADQVVQVVNWARKQGWTVRARGCSHGWAPLTIPAGTGADAHVLLVDTATRLTGLSLESTEPAAVRAGAGVTLETLLAFLEDRGLGLTATPAPGDLTLGGALAIDAHGTAVPADGESRLPGHTYGSLSNLVLSLTAVVWDPDTDAYVLRTYDRADADGAALLTHLGRALVTEVVLRVGANTNLRCVSRVDIPAAELFAAPGGEGRTFASFLDESGRAEAIWFAFTEFPWLKVWSVAPTRPLTSRRVTSPYNYPFSDNIPTVVADLAGRMVSDAAWYLAPVLGTAQLTAATLGLTATLSADIWGPSKNTLLYIKPTTLRVTANGYAVLTSRAEVQRVVSEFTTFYRERLAAYAARGRYPVNGQVEIRVTGLDDPSDVESSGARAPLLSALRPRADHPEWDTAVWLDVLTLPGTADAEAFYRELERFLFTTFDGGYALTRVEWSKGWAYTDRAAWSDPEVLGSAVPASFDDAEGAHWDTAAAVLDRLDPHRVFDNALLKQLFS, encoded by the coding sequence ATGACCGACCGTTTAAGAAGTGAAGGGCGACCCGCCTGGTCTCGCCGGGGTTTCCTGCTGAGTGCGGCCGCGCTCGTCGCCGGACCGCCGCTCGCGGTGCACGGCAGTGCCGCGGCGGCCGATCTGCCCGGGTTCCCCACCGGCGTCGACGTCTACCGTTCGGCCTACCGCAACTGGGTCGGGGAGATCACCGCGGACGGACTGTGGGCCTGCGCTCCACGCGACGCGGACCAGGTCGTCCAGGTGGTCAACTGGGCCAGGAAGCAGGGCTGGACGGTCCGCGCGCGTGGCTGCTCACACGGCTGGGCGCCGCTGACGATCCCCGCGGGGACGGGGGCGGACGCCCACGTCCTGCTGGTCGACACGGCCACCCGGCTGACCGGTCTGTCGCTGGAGTCGACCGAGCCCGCCGCCGTACGAGCCGGCGCCGGCGTCACCCTGGAAACGCTGCTCGCCTTCCTGGAGGACCGCGGCCTCGGTCTCACCGCGACGCCCGCGCCGGGCGATCTGACGCTCGGCGGCGCGCTGGCCATCGACGCGCACGGCACCGCCGTACCGGCCGACGGCGAGAGCCGGCTGCCCGGGCACACGTACGGCTCGCTCAGCAATCTCGTGCTGTCGCTGACGGCGGTGGTCTGGGACCCCGACACCGACGCGTATGTGCTGCGCACCTACGACCGTGCCGACGCGGACGGCGCGGCACTCCTCACACATCTGGGCCGTGCCCTGGTCACCGAAGTCGTACTGCGCGTGGGCGCGAACACCAACCTGCGCTGCGTCAGCCGCGTCGACATACCCGCCGCCGAGCTCTTCGCGGCGCCGGGCGGTGAGGGGCGTACCTTCGCGAGCTTCCTCGACGAATCCGGGCGGGCCGAGGCGATCTGGTTCGCGTTCACCGAGTTTCCCTGGCTGAAGGTGTGGAGCGTCGCCCCCACCCGGCCGCTCACCTCGCGCCGCGTGACATCGCCGTACAACTATCCCTTCTCCGACAACATCCCCACGGTCGTGGCCGATCTCGCGGGGCGGATGGTGTCCGACGCGGCCTGGTATCTCGCTCCGGTCCTGGGCACCGCACAGCTCACCGCGGCCACCCTGGGCCTGACGGCCACGCTGTCGGCGGACATCTGGGGGCCGTCCAAGAACACCCTGCTCTACATCAAGCCCACCACACTGCGGGTGACCGCCAACGGCTACGCCGTGCTCACCTCACGGGCCGAAGTGCAGCGTGTCGTCTCGGAGTTCACCACCTTCTACCGGGAGCGGCTGGCCGCGTACGCCGCCCGTGGGCGCTACCCCGTCAACGGCCAGGTCGAGATCCGCGTGACCGGCCTCGACGACCCGTCCGACGTCGAGTCGTCCGGCGCCCGCGCCCCACTGTTGTCCGCGCTGCGTCCCCGAGCCGACCACCCCGAGTGGGACACGGCCGTCTGGCTGGATGTCCTCACCCTGCCGGGCACTGCCGATGCCGAGGCGTTCTACCGGGAGTTGGAGCGCTTCCTTTTCACGACATTCGACGGCGGGTACGCCCTCACGCGCGTGGAGTGGTCCAAGGGCTGGGCCTACACGGACCGGGCGGCATGGTCCGATCCGGAAGTGCTCGGCAGCGCCGTGCCCGCCTCGTTCGACGACGCTGAAGGAGCCCACTGGGACACGGCGGCCGCCGTACTGGACCGGCTCGACCCGCACCGAGTGTTCGACAACGCCCTCCTGAAGCAGCTGTTCTCGTGA
- a CDS encoding aldo/keto reductase, which translates to MDERVFGRSGQHASVIGLGTWQLGADWGDVSDRDALAVLETAAESGVTFFDTADVYGDGRSEETIATFLRGRPDLHVLVATKMGRRAEQIPENYVLDNFRAWNDRSRRNLGVDRLDLVQLHCPPTPVYSSDEVYDALDTLVEEERIAAYGVSVETCDEALTAIARPNVASVQIILNAFRMKPLRQVLPAAQEAGVGIIARVPLASGLLSGKYTKETVFAANDHRTYNRHGESFDQGETFSGVDFATGVEAAAEFSALAPEGCTPAQLALRWIIQQPGVTTVIPGARSPEQARANAAAARLPELSQKTLDAIEDLYERRIKEQVESRW; encoded by the coding sequence ATGGACGAGCGCGTATTCGGCAGGTCGGGTCAGCATGCTTCGGTGATCGGTCTCGGCACATGGCAGTTGGGTGCCGACTGGGGTGATGTGAGTGATCGGGACGCCCTGGCCGTGCTGGAGACGGCGGCCGAGTCGGGGGTGACCTTCTTCGACACGGCCGATGTGTACGGCGACGGGCGGAGCGAGGAGACCATCGCCACCTTCCTGCGCGGCAGGCCGGACCTGCATGTGCTGGTCGCGACCAAGATGGGCCGCCGCGCCGAGCAGATCCCGGAGAACTACGTCCTCGACAACTTCCGAGCCTGGAACGACCGGTCCCGGCGCAACCTCGGAGTCGACCGACTCGACCTGGTCCAGCTGCACTGCCCGCCGACGCCCGTCTACTCCTCGGACGAGGTGTACGACGCCCTCGACACCCTGGTCGAGGAAGAGCGGATCGCCGCGTACGGCGTGAGCGTCGAAACATGCGACGAAGCGCTGACGGCGATCGCCCGCCCGAACGTGGCGAGCGTCCAGATCATCCTCAACGCCTTCCGCATGAAGCCCCTGCGGCAGGTGCTCCCGGCGGCCCAGGAGGCGGGCGTCGGCATCATCGCCCGCGTACCGCTGGCCTCCGGCCTGCTCTCCGGCAAGTACACCAAGGAGACGGTCTTCGCCGCGAACGACCACCGGACGTACAACCGCCACGGTGAGTCCTTCGACCAGGGCGAGACCTTCTCCGGCGTCGACTTCGCCACGGGCGTGGAGGCGGCGGCCGAGTTCTCCGCCCTCGCCCCGGAGGGTTGTACCCCGGCCCAGCTGGCGCTGCGCTGGATCATCCAGCAGCCCGGTGTGACCACGGTGATCCCGGGAGCCCGCTCGCCCGAGCAGGCCCGTGCCAACGCGGCGGCCGCGAGGCTGCCGGAGCTGTCGCAGAAGACGCTGGACGCGATCGAGGATCTGTACGAGCGGCGGATCAAGGAGCAGGTGGAGAGCCGCTGGTAG